From Blattabacterium cuenoti, a single genomic window includes:
- a CDS encoding DUF2795 domain-containing protein, protein MYWTLELASHLEDAPWPATKEELIDFAIRTGAPLEVVENLQQLENGEGEVFESIEDIWADYPRDDEDFYWNRDEYEL, encoded by the coding sequence ATGTATTGGACTTTAGAATTAGCTTCTCATTTAGAAGATGCACCTTGGCCTGCTACAAAGGAAGAATTGATTGATTTTGCTATTCGTACTGGAGCTCCTTTAGAAGTAGTTGAAAATTTACAACAATTAGAAAATGGAGAAGGAGAAGTTTTTGAATCGATAGAAGATATATGGGCAGATTACCCACGTGATGATGAAGATTTTTATTGGAATAGAGATGAATATGAACTTTAA
- a CDS encoding methionyl-tRNA formyltransferase, whose product MPFLQPKDLKNHSFLEILKIWNPDIQIVVSFRILPKEVWNLPKMGSFNLHASLLPQYRGAAPINWAIMNGENKTGLTTFFIEEKIDFGKILLQKEIQIGKEETAGELENKLKKISGSIVVQTLEYIIKNKIKPISQNKLNFYLLKYAPKISTKDCRIQWENPSIESIYNKIRGLSPYPTAWTFLFFNKKKFVRFKIFFVKKKREKHTFPIGLIFIISSHEMKISVKEGFIFIIEGQIEGKKRMHIKNLIHGLKVRENLFVR is encoded by the coding sequence ATTCCTTTTTTACAACCTAAAGATCTTAAAAATCATTCTTTTTTAGAGATTCTAAAAATTTGGAATCCCGATATACAAATTGTTGTTTCTTTTCGAATTTTACCTAAAGAAGTATGGAATTTACCCAAAATGGGGTCTTTTAATTTACATGCATCACTTCTTCCACAATATAGAGGAGCTGCTCCTATTAATTGGGCAATTATGAACGGAGAAAATAAAACGGGGTTAACTACTTTTTTTATAGAAGAAAAAATAGACTTTGGAAAAATTCTTTTGCAAAAAGAAATTCAAATAGGAAAAGAAGAAACTGCAGGAGAATTGGAAAATAAATTAAAAAAGATTAGCGGTTCTATAGTCGTTCAAACTTTAGAATACATTATAAAAAATAAAATTAAACCTATTTCTCAAAATAAACTTAATTTTTATTTATTAAAATATGCTCCTAAAATATCTACTAAAGATTGCAGAATACAATGGGAAAATCCTTCTATAGAATCTATATATAATAAAATTAGAGGATTAAGTCCTTATCCTACAGCATGGACTTTTTTATTTTTTAATAAAAAAAAATTCGTGAGATTTAAAATATTTTTTGTTAAAAAAAAACGAGAAAAACATACTTTTCCAATTGGTTTAATATTTATCATTTCGTCACATGAAATGAAAATTTCCGTAAAAGAAGGTTTTATATTTATTATTGAAGGACAAATAGAAGGAAAAAAAAGAATGCATATTAAAAATTTAATTCATGGATTGAAAGTAAGAGAAAATCTTTTTGTTCGATAA
- a CDS encoding HU family DNA-binding protein: MNKTELVNSIAEKTGITKIKAKNVTDAFIETVIESLKRGDKVTLVGFGTFSVVERHPRNGVNPRTGKKIHIPGKKVAKFKIGAELTKL, from the coding sequence ATGAACAAAACGGAATTGGTTAATTCAATAGCTGAAAAGACTGGAATAACAAAAATAAAAGCTAAAAATGTTACAGATGCATTTATTGAAACAGTAATTGAATCTCTAAAAAGAGGGGATAAAGTTACTCTCGTTGGATTCGGTACCTTTTCTGTAGTAGAAAGACATCCAAGAAACGGAGTCAACCCTAGAACAGGAAAAAAAATACATATTCCAGGGAAAAAAGTAGCTAAATTTAAAATAGGGGCAGAATTAACAAAATTGTGA
- the pdxH gene encoding pyridoxamine 5'-phosphate oxidase yields MTVNLSNFRKNYTRSPLLESKAPKKPFQLFDDWFQQEKSFHQKKDNEEINAMSISTIGEDGGPETRVVLLKEYSENGFIFYTNYYSLKGIAIQNTPKVCISFYWKNMERQIIIKGITSKIQRKKSDEYFRNRPRENQIGSWVSRQSMIISSKEYLLKQYKKWNNFFHQKTIKRPFYWGGYIVKPYKMEFWQGQPNRLHDRLVYILEKETKWILYRLSP; encoded by the coding sequence ATGACTGTTAATTTGAGTAATTTTAGAAAAAATTATACAAGAAGTCCTTTATTAGAATCTAAAGCTCCAAAAAAACCTTTTCAGTTATTTGATGACTGGTTTCAACAGGAAAAATCATTTCATCAAAAAAAAGATAACGAAGAGATTAATGCTATGTCTATTTCTACTATAGGAGAAGATGGAGGTCCAGAAACTAGAGTTGTTTTATTAAAAGAATATTCAGAAAATGGATTTATTTTTTATACAAACTATTATAGTTTAAAAGGAATAGCTATTCAAAATACACCAAAAGTATGTATTTCTTTTTATTGGAAAAATATGGAAAGACAAATTATTATCAAAGGAATAACATCCAAAATACAAAGAAAAAAGTCAGATGAATATTTTCGTAATAGACCTAGAGAAAATCAAATTGGAAGTTGGGTTTCTCGACAAAGTATGATTATTTCATCGAAAGAATATTTATTGAAACAATATAAAAAATGGAATAATTTTTTTCATCAAAAAACAATTAAACGTCCTTTTTATTGGGGAGGATATATTGTGAAACCATACAAAATGGAATTTTGGCAAGGACAACCTAACAGACTTCATGATAGACTTGTTTATATTTTAGAAAAAGAAACAAAATGGATTTTATATCGATTATCTCCATGA
- a CDS encoding DNA polymerase III subunit beta, with amino-acid sequence MYFSVSNYSFLRKLHTLYKVISINNLSNLITFIISKKNKLKIIWGLDSKNIIYTSVNINVKRSSKEHVTVSIQFLIDLLTTFSNEKLFIKNQKNTLNIYSKQGVYEIPTYFDSNQNIFVICNQPFFTKIHLYSNIFLKILDKTLFYTENEEQKPINGVFFQFFTHEANFISTDTYRFVKYTIKNFKTDKNVQFTISRKYLNIIKDIIKYEKKNNIIIEFCNKKNIIFYFQDHIFSCPIMNEKYPDYHSVIPNKKCHISIIINKLLLLNSIKRVSIFEKNRKNFIDFHFNHKKLKICNQNTINNYTSKIKCQVVYNDLKKFQIGFNSKLLIEILSSLGEDFVYFELYHKMGIIKPLYHKKKEESIFVLIMSTIKI; translated from the coding sequence ATGTATTTTTCTGTTTCTAATTACTCTTTTTTAAGGAAACTACATACTTTATATAAAGTTATAAGTATTAATAATTTATCAAATTTAATTACTTTTATAATTTCGAAAAAAAATAAATTAAAAATTATATGGGGATTAGATTCAAAAAATATAATTTATACATCTGTTAATATAAATGTTAAAAGATCTTCCAAAGAACATGTTACTGTATCTATACAATTTCTAATAGATCTTTTAACCACATTTTCAAATGAAAAACTTTTTATCAAGAATCAAAAGAATACACTTAATATTTATTCTAAACAGGGAGTTTATGAAATCCCTACTTATTTTGATTCAAATCAAAATATTTTTGTAATATGTAATCAACCTTTTTTTACAAAAATTCATTTATATTCCAATATATTTTTAAAAATATTAGATAAAACTTTATTTTATACGGAAAATGAAGAACAAAAACCTATAAATGGCGTATTTTTTCAATTTTTTACTCATGAAGCAAATTTCATATCAACAGATACTTATAGATTTGTCAAATATACTATAAAGAATTTTAAAACAGATAAAAATGTACAATTTACTATATCCCGAAAATATCTTAATATAATTAAGGATATCATAAAATATGAAAAAAAAAATAATATTATTATTGAATTTTGTAATAAAAAAAATATTATTTTTTATTTTCAAGATCATATTTTTTCATGTCCGATAATGAATGAAAAATATCCGGATTATCATTCCGTTATCCCTAACAAGAAATGTCATATTTCTATCATTATTAATAAATTGTTATTACTCAATTCTATTAAAAGAGTTTCCATTTTTGAAAAAAATAGAAAAAATTTTATTGATTTTCATTTTAATCATAAAAAATTAAAAATTTGTAATCAAAATACGATTAATAATTATACTTCAAAAATAAAATGTCAAGTTGTTTACAACGACTTGAAAAAGTTTCAAATAGGTTTTAATTCTAAATTATTAATTGAAATTTTATCTTCTTTAGGTGAAGATTTTGTTTATTTTGAATTATATCATAAAATGGGAATTATCAAACCTTTATATCATAAAAAAAAAGAAGAATCAATTTTTGTATTGATCATGTCTACAATAAAAATATGA
- the pheT gene encoding phenylalanine--tRNA ligase subunit beta, whose translation MNENEISNILTDIGLTVNGINNINKDFVLDIEITPNRTDAMSHYGVARDLYTVLKFRGYKLDLIKPTVVNIEDSFHQKSYIQVFVEKHEKCIRYSGMFISKIKIEPSPYWLTYILKSIGIKSINNIIDIMHFVMYELGQPIHIFDMDKIEDRKIVIKNAEKNTHFKFPDKKIRELDEEDIVIYDAVKPLSIAGIINDIKSNINIKTENIFIGSACFNPTIIRNIRKKYSIETQHLFEKDTDPNQTIFALKRTAFLIKEITKNKILCYDIIDFYPNPISVSKIKLRYSKILNVIGKKISKKTIKKILSLLEIIIYSENDKYLLISVPSYRTDVKREIDVIEEILRIYGIQKISMSNKKIKISTFPKVFYKTEYEIEKVLFEQLACYGFQEIISSTMINKTKYSSLLNYFFNREEIKIMNPVSQNYQFMRSSLLFSMIDSIEYNYNNNRIESSIKFFELGKIYYKKNNFFLEKTYLGITISQKKKTEYKNSTFFSLKGIIEQIFQKSGIYNYTQELSKHPLLENGISILYNHKNLVEIGKLKKNILKKNEIFYAEIDWKYLVSIIQETKIIYIPFSKYPSSRRDLSILVDKTISFEKINQLIKKKENHIIKKIKIYDLYEGINLPSSKKSYTVSFFFESQKGTLTDRIINNSMKEIELFLNKELKAQVRKKNYMK comes from the coding sequence ATGAATGAAAATGAAATATCCAATATATTAACAGATATTGGATTAACAGTAAATGGAATTAATAACATAAACAAGGATTTTGTTCTAGATATAGAAATTACACCTAATCGAACGGATGCTATGAGTCATTATGGAGTTGCACGTGATTTATATACTGTTTTAAAATTTAGAGGATATAAACTTGATTTGATAAAGCCAACAGTAGTAAATATAGAAGATAGTTTTCATCAAAAATCTTATATTCAGGTTTTTGTGGAAAAACATGAAAAATGTATCAGGTATTCTGGAATGTTTATTTCTAAAATAAAAATAGAACCATCTCCATATTGGTTAACTTATATATTAAAATCTATAGGCATAAAATCTATAAATAATATTATAGACATAATGCATTTTGTTATGTATGAACTAGGTCAACCTATCCATATTTTTGATATGGACAAAATAGAGGATAGAAAAATTGTAATCAAAAATGCGGAAAAAAATACACATTTTAAATTTCCAGATAAAAAAATAAGAGAACTTGATGAAGAAGACATCGTTATTTATGATGCTGTTAAACCATTATCTATAGCTGGAATCATCAATGATATCAAATCCAACATAAATATTAAAACTGAAAATATATTTATTGGAAGTGCTTGTTTTAATCCTACTATTATACGAAATATTAGAAAAAAATATTCTATAGAAACACAACATCTTTTTGAAAAAGATACAGATCCTAATCAAACCATATTTGCTTTAAAAAGGACCGCTTTTCTTATAAAAGAGATAACAAAAAATAAAATATTATGTTATGATATCATTGATTTTTATCCTAATCCTATATCTGTTTCAAAAATAAAACTTCGTTATAGTAAAATCCTAAATGTTATAGGAAAAAAGATATCGAAAAAAACAATAAAAAAAATTTTATCATTATTAGAAATAATAATTTATTCTGAAAATGATAAATATTTATTAATTAGTGTTCCTTCCTACAGAACAGATGTTAAAAGAGAAATAGATGTCATTGAGGAAATATTACGTATTTATGGAATTCAAAAAATTTCAATGTCCAATAAAAAAATTAAAATTTCAACTTTTCCGAAAGTTTTTTACAAAACAGAATATGAAATAGAAAAAGTTCTTTTTGAACAACTAGCTTGTTATGGATTTCAAGAAATTATATCTTCGACTATGATAAATAAAACGAAATATTCTTCTTTATTAAATTATTTTTTTAATAGAGAAGAAATTAAGATTATGAATCCAGTCAGTCAAAATTATCAATTTATGCGTTCTAGCTTATTATTCAGTATGATAGATAGTATAGAATATAATTATAATAATAACAGAATTGAATCTAGTATAAAATTTTTTGAATTAGGAAAAATATATTATAAAAAAAATAATTTTTTTTTAGAAAAAACCTATCTTGGAATAACAATTTCGCAAAAAAAAAAAACAGAATATAAAAATTCTACTTTTTTTTCTTTAAAAGGAATTATTGAACAAATTTTTCAAAAAAGTGGAATATATAATTACACTCAAGAACTTTCTAAACATCCATTATTGGAAAATGGGATTTCTATATTATATAATCATAAAAATTTAGTCGAAATAGGAAAATTAAAAAAAAATATTTTAAAAAAAAATGAAATATTTTATGCAGAAATTGATTGGAAATATTTAGTGTCTATTATTCAAGAAACAAAAATAATTTATATTCCGTTTTCGAAATATCCTTCTTCAAGAAGGGATTTATCTATTTTGGTAGATAAAACTATTTCATTTGAAAAAATAAATCAATTAATCAAAAAAAAAGAAAATCATATAATTAAAAAAATTAAAATATATGATTTATATGAAGGAATCAACTTACCTAGTTCAAAAAAATCTTATACTGTAAGTTTCTTTTTTGAAAGTCAAAAAGGAACATTAACTGATAGAATTATTAATAATTCAATGAAAGAAATTGAATTATTTTTGAATAAAGAATTAAAAGCTCAGGTAAGAAAAAAAAATTATATGAAATAA
- a CDS encoding glycine--tRNA ligase: protein MNKCFFDFLISHAKIYGFIFPSSEIYGGLNAIYDYGPHGVELKNNIKDFWWKSMTQLYENIVGVDSSILMHSDVWHASGHVDKFNEFLIDHKDSKKRYRPEILIQEYVEKNYFNDPKKKEKTLSRLYRSLEKKDLTDIKILIDELCISDPVFKTKNWTKIRHFNMMFKIENEKNLYLRPETAQGIFTNFHNIIKSNRMKIPFGIAQIGKSFRNEIIARRFLFRMREFEQMEMQFFILPEEEIKWYEYWKKNRLKWHLELNIEYKKYYKLCKHDHLAHYANAGSDIKFNFPFGFQEIEGIHSRRDFDLKNHEFFSKKKLRVFELKKNYIPYVIETSLGLDRLFLVLFYSSLKKEKLKNGTIRIVLKLPYYLSPIKAAIFPLVKKDGLPEIAKKIFNDVKIHHKLVYDEKESIGKLYRRQDAIGTPFCFTVDYDTIKTDTVTMRNRDSLDQKRIHIKEISKIIEKETGLKKVLKKLSYFI from the coding sequence ATGAATAAATGTTTTTTTGATTTTTTAATCTCTCATGCAAAGATTTATGGTTTCATTTTTCCTTCCAGTGAAATTTATGGAGGATTAAATGCGATTTATGATTATGGACCACATGGAGTGGAGTTAAAAAATAATATAAAAGATTTTTGGTGGAAGTCAATGACTCAACTTTATGAGAATATAGTAGGAGTAGATTCTTCTATACTTATGCATTCTGATGTTTGGCATGCATCTGGTCATGTTGATAAATTTAACGAATTTTTAATTGATCATAAAGATTCTAAAAAAAGATATCGTCCTGAAATTTTAATTCAAGAATATGTAGAAAAAAATTATTTCAATGATCCTAAAAAAAAAGAAAAAACATTATCTCGTTTATATAGGTCTTTGGAAAAAAAGGATTTGACAGATATAAAAATTTTAATTGATGAATTGTGTATTTCGGATCCTGTTTTTAAAACGAAAAATTGGACAAAAATTCGTCATTTTAATATGATGTTCAAAATTGAAAATGAAAAAAATTTATATCTACGACCTGAAACAGCTCAAGGTATATTTACCAATTTTCATAATATCATAAAATCTAATAGAATGAAAATTCCATTTGGAATCGCACAAATAGGAAAATCATTTAGAAACGAAATTATTGCAAGAAGATTTTTATTTAGAATGCGGGAATTTGAACAAATGGAAATGCAATTTTTTATTCTTCCCGAAGAAGAAATAAAATGGTATGAGTACTGGAAAAAAAATAGATTAAAATGGCATTTGGAATTAAACATCGAATATAAAAAATATTACAAATTATGTAAACATGATCATTTAGCGCACTATGCCAATGCAGGATCGGATATAAAATTTAATTTTCCTTTTGGATTTCAAGAAATCGAAGGAATTCATTCTCGAAGAGATTTTGATTTAAAAAATCATGAATTTTTTTCTAAAAAAAAATTAAGAGTTTTTGAATTAAAAAAAAATTATATTCCTTATGTAATAGAAACATCTTTAGGATTAGATCGTCTTTTTTTAGTTCTATTTTATTCTTCCTTAAAAAAGGAAAAATTAAAAAATGGAACTATACGTATAGTATTAAAACTCCCTTATTATTTATCTCCAATTAAAGCTGCTATATTTCCATTAGTTAAAAAAGATGGATTACCAGAAATCGCAAAAAAAATATTTAATGATGTAAAAATTCATCATAAACTAGTTTATGATGAAAAAGAATCTATTGGAAAATTATATAGAAGACAAGATGCTATAGGTACTCCATTTTGTTTTACAGTAGATTATGATACCATCAAAACAGATACAGTAACTATGAGAAATAGAGACAGTTTGGATCAAAAAAGAATTCATATAAAAGAAATATCAAAAATTATAGAAAAAGAAACTGGATTAAAAAAAGTTTTAAAAAAATTGTCTTATTTCATATAA
- the trxB gene encoding thioredoxin-disulfide reductase: MLFKKKIQDCVIIGSGPAGYSSAIYAARADMNPILITGFQPGGQLTTTTDVDNYLGFPEGINGNDFMKNCKKQAERFNTKIINQSVNHVILSNKKGGTHRIFLDKKKCIESRGIIVATGSRPKLIGINKEKKFMGLGVSCCATCDGFFHKDKDVAIIGGGDTALEEANYLAKICQKVYLIVRKNYFKASKILQYHIYKKNNINILFCSNVTEIIGDSFLEGIKIFNKKKGTTQTVFISGLFIAVGHIPNTEIFQNELELDKRGYIIVKKGKTMTSKPGVFAAGDVQDPDYRQAITSAGTGCMAALDLEKYLSLYE, translated from the coding sequence ATGTTATTCAAAAAAAAAATACAAGATTGTGTCATCATTGGATCTGGACCAGCTGGTTATTCTTCCGCTATATATGCGGCGAGAGCTGATATGAATCCTATTTTGATTACCGGATTTCAACCAGGAGGACAGTTGACAACTACAACTGATGTTGATAATTATCTAGGATTTCCAGAAGGAATAAATGGAAATGATTTTATGAAAAATTGTAAAAAGCAAGCAGAACGGTTTAATACTAAAATAATTAATCAATCAGTCAATCATGTTATTTTATCGAATAAAAAGGGAGGAACACATCGTATTTTTTTGGATAAAAAAAAATGTATAGAAAGTAGAGGAATTATTGTAGCTACAGGTTCTCGTCCCAAATTGATAGGAATTAATAAAGAAAAAAAATTTATGGGATTAGGGGTTTCTTGTTGTGCTACTTGCGATGGTTTTTTTCATAAAGATAAAGATGTTGCTATAATAGGAGGCGGAGATACGGCTTTAGAAGAAGCAAATTATTTAGCCAAAATTTGTCAAAAAGTATATTTAATAGTTAGAAAAAATTATTTTAAAGCATCTAAAATTTTGCAATATCATATTTATAAAAAAAATAATATCAATATATTATTTTGTTCTAATGTAACAGAAATTATTGGAGATAGTTTTTTAGAAGGAATTAAAATTTTTAACAAAAAAAAAGGAACAACTCAAACCGTTTTTATTAGTGGTTTATTTATTGCCGTTGGTCACATTCCTAATACAGAAATTTTTCAAAATGAGTTGGAGTTGGATAAAAGAGGATATATTATTGTAAAAAAAGGAAAAACCATGACCAGTAAGCCTGGTGTTTTTGCAGCAGGAGATGTACAAGATCCTGATTATCGTCAGGCGATTACTTCTGCTGGGACTGGATGTATGGCGGCATTAGATTTGGAAAAATATTTATCTTTATATGAATAA
- a CDS encoding type I restriction enzyme HsdR N-terminal domain-containing protein yields MYDLNFFIKKHLYLKDIKNRTHIFCVIREKFYLFTQEEVIRQYIIFSLKKVKNYNNSNIWVEYPFKINKLNKRLDILVQENNKPHILIECKTPKIPITQKTFDQVSIYNQTIKAPFLMVSNGIKNFIFKIDKYKKKFSFLNHIP; encoded by the coding sequence ATGTATGATTTAAATTTTTTTATAAAAAAACATTTATACTTAAAAGACATAAAAAATAGAACTCATATATTTTGCGTAATTAGAGAAAAATTTTATCTTTTTACTCAAGAAGAAGTAATACGACAATATATAATTTTTTCATTAAAAAAAGTAAAAAATTATAACAATTCTAATATATGGGTAGAATATCCTTTTAAAATCAATAAATTAAACAAGCGATTGGATATACTTGTTCAAGAAAATAATAAACCACACATACTTATCGAATGTAAAACACCAAAAATTCCTATTACACAAAAAACCTTTGATCAAGTTTCTATATATAATCAAACTATTAAAGCTCCATTTTTAATGGTAAGCAATGGAATAAAAAATTTTATTTTTAAAATTGATAAGTACAAAAAAAAATTTTCATTTTTAAACCATATTCCATAA
- the gap gene encoding type I glyceraldehyde-3-phosphate dehydrogenase: protein MSIKIGINGIGRIGKLVLLLSLNRNDIKILSINDLVSIEYLAYMLKYDSIHGLFKGDIRIEDESYLILNGKRVQVTHEKNPEKLNWKNSNIEYVVESTGLFLTKDLANAHLRAGAKKVVLSAPPKDDIPMFVMGVNHKDIRKDQNIISNASCTTNCLSPIVKILNDNFGIYEGLMTTIHASTATQKVVDSVSYRDWRGGRSSLINIIPSSTGAANAVGKIIPSLNGKLTGMAFRVPIPDVSVLDFTVNLKTSTDLDQIKSCMKKASETTFRGILGYTEDAVVSSDFIGDERISIFDANSSIMLNSNFLKIISWYDNEVGYSSKLLDMIHYMSSLS from the coding sequence ATGTCGATCAAAATAGGAATTAATGGAATTGGAAGAATCGGAAAGTTAGTTTTATTATTATCTTTAAATAGAAATGATATTAAAATATTATCTATTAATGATTTAGTCTCTATAGAGTATTTAGCTTATATGTTAAAATATGATTCCATTCATGGTCTTTTTAAAGGAGATATTCGTATTGAAGACGAAAGTTATCTCATTTTGAATGGAAAACGAGTCCAGGTGACCCATGAAAAAAATCCTGAAAAATTAAATTGGAAAAATTCGAATATAGAATATGTCGTTGAATCGACTGGTTTATTTTTAACCAAAGATTTGGCTAATGCTCATTTGAGAGCAGGAGCTAAAAAAGTAGTTTTATCAGCTCCTCCTAAAGATGATATTCCTATGTTTGTTATGGGGGTTAATCATAAAGATATAAGAAAAGACCAAAATATTATATCTAACGCTTCTTGCACGACGAACTGTCTATCTCCAATTGTTAAAATATTAAATGATAATTTTGGAATATATGAAGGGTTGATGACGACAATACACGCTTCTACAGCAACTCAAAAAGTTGTTGATTCTGTTTCTTATAGAGATTGGAGAGGAGGAAGGTCTTCTTTAATCAACATCATTCCATCATCTACAGGTGCAGCTAATGCTGTTGGAAAAATTATACCCAGTTTAAATGGAAAATTAACAGGAATGGCTTTTAGAGTTCCTATTCCAGATGTCTCTGTTTTAGATTTTACAGTTAATCTTAAGACTAGTACTGATTTAGATCAAATTAAGTCCTGTATGAAAAAAGCTTCTGAAACTACGTTTAGAGGAATATTAGGATACACAGAAGACGCGGTTGTTTCATCCGATTTTATAGGAGATGAAAGAATTTCAATTTTTGATGCTAATTCTAGTATTATGTTAAATTCCAATTTTTTGAAAATAATTTCTTGGTACGATAATGAAGTAGGTTATTCCAGTAAATTATTGGATATGATTCATTATATGTCATCTTTGTCATAG